A window of Syntrophorhabdaceae bacterium contains these coding sequences:
- a CDS encoding DUF3883 domain-containing protein gives MSNSLLTSQIGQRISLPGHFDVPVILEDARPLGPDDSAGYECRVRLPDGSLEEAVISAEEFLAVIGKGPDEAKAETPVDAEKLRLLIESTRIRLAYAHDQQFAVSLSGIRAHKIADVATGDVFVKRVEVKGRLRGQPVRLTTNEWYKAAQLAETYWLYVVWDPLSDSPEIVRIHNPIAKLDHAKSEIVAARFYEIPTEAVMTVASQGMG, from the coding sequence ATGAGTAACAGTCTGCTCACATCTCAGATCGGACAGCGGATATCCCTTCCTGGACATTTCGATGTTCCCGTGATTCTCGAGGATGCGCGTCCGCTCGGTCCTGATGATTCGGCAGGTTATGAGTGTCGTGTTCGACTTCCCGACGGCTCTTTAGAAGAGGCCGTCATCTCCGCGGAAGAGTTCTTGGCTGTCATTGGAAAGGGGCCTGACGAAGCCAAAGCAGAAACTCCTGTGGACGCCGAGAAGCTTCGACTCCTGATCGAGTCGACCCGAATCCGTCTGGCTTATGCCCATGACCAACAGTTTGCCGTAAGTCTTTCGGGCATCCGCGCCCACAAGATCGCAGATGTTGCCACCGGCGATGTCTTTGTCAAGAGAGTCGAGGTCAAAGGACGCCTGCGGGGGCAGCCGGTCAGGCTGACCACCAACGAGTGGTATAAGGCGGCGCAACTTGCCGAGACCTACTGGCTCTATGTTGTGTGGGATCCCTTGAGTGATTCCCCCGAAATCGTGCGCATCCACAATCCCATTGCCAAGCTCGACCACGCCAAGAGTGAGATCGTGGCTGCAAGGTTCTATGAAATACCGACAGAGGCTGTGATGACGGTAGCATCTCAAGGGATGGGATAA